The nucleotide sequence ACAGCCGTAGCTATTTTGGAAACGGCTGTTTTTTTCTTGCAACTTTCTATTTTTATCAGCGTCAAATGTTAAAACATTATTTTCCAGTTTATTGAGAGGTGCTTTTTTGCGGAATTTTTGGTCTGCCATTATGATCTTCAGTTTATGTCTTGCCTTTATCGGAGTTTGCTTTTATTTAATGCGAACTACTTTATGGACGTTTTCCTATACAACACTTATCGTTGTCGCTCTTCTTTTTGTGCTAATTATATATACGTTACTTCAGGAATATAAACAATTATCACGCTTAAAAAAAGCGGTTACCTTTGTTGTGAATACAACCTCCATTGTATTTACATCGATCATTATTTTATTTTTCGCATTAAAAATCGTTGTCTATTCATTTGGCGGTACAGAACATCTGTTAACATCCTTTTCACCAAAGATGGGTTATACTTTGGATTTCTATGCTTTTGATGCAGGGGCGATGGGATCGTTTGGTGTCCGAGGAGAACTCGATGGTCCTTTTGGATTTAAAAAGCAGATTTATTATGAAAAGCATGCCGAAGAAGCAAATATTCAATGGCTGACCGATGAGATTGTCGTTATTAATGGGCACGAACTCAATTTAAAAAACGGTGAAACATTTGGCTATACAATTAATACGAGGTGATGATAATGCAAACAGCAATTATTTTTGATATGGATGGCACTTTATTTCAAACAAATCTTATTTTAGAACCGGCGCTCGAGCGTACATTTGAGTATTTACGTCAAAATAATCTATGGTCAGGTGCTACACCTATTGAGAAATACCGAGAAATAATGGGTGTCCCTCTTAATGTTGTTTGGAAATCGTTATGTCCCGATCATTCCGATAAAATTCGTGAAAAGAGCAATCATTATTTTCAGGCTGCACTTATTGAAGAAATCCGACAAGGAAACGGTGCCCTTTATGAAAACGTATTGCCGACACTTCAATCATTGAGTGAATCTTACCCATTATTTATTGCAAGTAATGGCGAAACGCCTTATTTACAAGCAATTATATCTACTTATAATTTAGAACGTTGGATAAAGGGATGCTATAGTATTGATATAATTCCATCAAAAAATAAATCCCATCTTGTTGAACGAATAAAAAAAGAACAGGATATAGTCAACGGTTTTGTCGTTGGTGACCGCGCATCCGATATTAACGCAGCGACTGATAACAATTTAATAGCCATTGCAGTTAACTTTGATTTCGCCCAACTTGAAGAAATAAAAAAAGCTCATCATACCGTTGAACAATTTCCGCAATTAATCGACATTATAAACACATATCGAACACCTACAGTGGAGGCATAACATGAAAAACTCAACCAAAAATTCGGATTTGCTTAAATTAAGCAGCATATTTGCGCTCATTGGACTACTATTAATTATTTTTAACGGAAGAATTGCCAATTCATTTGGCTCAATTTGGATACACTCTCTTGGGGGTATGTCAGATACAAATGAATACATATTTATAAAAACGAGTTATGCCAATGCATCCCTTGTTATTGGCGGGATATTATTGGGCATCAGTTTAATCGCTATGCTTTTCAGCTGGTATCAACTTAGAAGTTAAACAAAAAAGCATCGATTTTTAATTCGATGCTTTTTTACGTATAAATTTATTTGTTATTACTTTTATATTTTTCATGTACGGATGTTTCCTGAACTGGCTCGTCAGGTATACGGTTATACGATTCTTTCTCGGTTTCAACATTTGTTTCTTGTTGTTGATTACCTTCTACATGACTGCGTTCATTATAAGATTTCATCTCTTCATCATTACGTTCATCCGGCAAACGGTTATATGATTCTTTCACCGACTCAACAGTTTGATTCTGTTTCATGTTATCTTCTACATGGCTGCGTTCATTATAGTCTTTCATTTTTGCTTCATCACGCTCATCCGGTAAGCGGTTATACGATTCTTTATTCGTTTCTAGGCTTTTTTTTTCCTCGTTTCCTTCGACATGACTGCGTTCATTATAGTTATCCATTTTCTTATCATCACGCTCATCCGGTAAACGGTTAAACGATTCTTTGTTTGTTTTAAGCAATAAATCATCTTTCATTGATTCGTTTTGTACATTTACGTGATTCGTTTCATCAAATTTTTCTACTTTCTCGTCTTTACGTTCATCAGGTAAGCGGTTATATGATTTTTTGTTTGTTTCAGATTCTTTGTTTTCCATTTTCCATTCCTCCTACTGTATCCATGTAGCTAACGATGATTGAAGCGTGATAGTCATCTATTCCCTTAAATATCTACATAAAAACATTCGGTGCAATTGTCTCCGTCTTAAAACATTCCATACTAAAAATCGCCCTTTTATTTAACAGTAAAAGGGCGATTTTTATCAATTTGAAGTAGAGCTAAAGAATTCAACCGTAGTTTATTTAGTTATAAAACAGCCGTTTGTTCCACCTGCTTAGTCATCTGATCTTAAAAATCGTAGAACCCGGCTCATTGTAGTCGGAATGACAGATGCGTGATTTTCGCTTTCTGCTATATAAAATTCACAGTTAGTCCATTTCTCAGAAGCCATTGCAACAAATTTCTGCGCATCATCAACCATATCGCCCTCTTTCCCTCCGACTCCTATGAATATAGGTGCTTCAATAGGATTTTCCACTTGTTGAATTGTCCGAAAAAGCTCATGATCATTCCACCAAATCGATGGGCTTAAAGCTACATATTTATAAAAGCTGTCCGGATAAATTAAATAACTCCACAATACAAATAATCCGCCTAACGAGTGTCCATACAGTGATATTTTCTGATCGTGAACTGCATATTTTTCCTGAAGCATCGGTACAATTTGCTGCAAAATAAAATCCATTAATTGTACTGCTCCTCCAGCCGGAAGCTCCTGCATCACTTTCCCCCTGCGAACAGGAAAATGATAATGAACTGCCGGTGCCGTGAAATCATAAAATCGCTGTTTTGGAATATCCTTTTCATCATGGCCGATACCAACAATAATTGCAGGATCAACCAATGTTTTTTTCCTATTTCGCAACTGCATTGACATTGTTTCATACATCAGTTTACTGTAGCGTGTTCCATCCAACACGATGATTACCGGAAACCCTTCTGCCGGAGGGATTTCATTCGGTGCGTAAATGTCCACAATATAGGAATAGCCATTGTACTTTGATTGCATTAAATTCACCTATTTCATTAAATTATATGAAAAACAGACGGGTACCTGATGTTCCTGATCAATCATAATCTTAGCGTCAATCTGGAAAACACTTTTTAGTATGTCGGCTTTCATTATTTGTTTAGGAGTGCCTGTATGAAGCACTTCCCCCTTTTTCATAGCGATCAGTTCATCTGAAAATCTTGCAGCATGGTTCAAATCATGGAGCACCATAATTATCGTACAGCCAAACGTTCTATTGAGTTGCTGAACAATTTCAAGCACTTCCAGTTGATGTGCCATATCCAAGTATGTCGTCGGTTCATCCAGCAGTAAAATATCGGTTTCTTGCGCCAAAGCCATCGCCAGCCACACACGCTGCCGTTGCCCACCTGAAAGTGCTGCGATTTCACGGTTTTGGAACTCCAAAGTGTTTGTGACTTCCATAGCCCAATTAATTTTTTCGTTGTCTTCTTTTGTAAGGCGTCCAACATTTTTCCGGTGAGGATAGCGTCCATACGAAATAAGCTCATGTACTTTCAGCTGTCCCGGTGCTGCCGGAGACTGTACGAGTAATGCCAGTTTTTTTGCGATTTCCTTAGTAGACATCGTATTCATGTTTTCATCCTGCAGAAAAATTTCGCCACATTCCTTTTTTAAAATCCGGCCGATTGTTTTTAATAAAGTAGATTTACCGCATCCATTAGGTCCGATAATCGTTGTAATCTTACCTGTTTGAATGCGAACATTTAAATTTTCGATAATTCTTGTATTCTCATAACCTGTCGTTAAGCTTTCTACTTCAAATGCATACAATATATCTCACCCTTTCGATTTGATAAGTAAATAAAGGAAATAAGGAATCCCGACAAGCGATACGACTATCCCGACAGAGAGTTCTACAGGTGAAAAGACCGTTTTTGCTACATAATCTGAAAACACAAGCAATACTGCCCCTATAAAAAGGCTTACCGGCATCATATAGCGATGATGAATTCCGACTAGCTGTCTTGCAATATGCGGTGCCATTAATCCAATGAACCCTATGCTTCCTGAAACGGAAACACAGGCACTGACAAGTCCGACACTTGCAAGCATTAGTTTAATTTTTTCCTTTTCAATACTAATTCCAAGACTAGTAATCGTCTCTTCCTCCAATTGAAAGTAGTCGAGCAAATAGGCTTTCCGGTAAATATAAATACCTAAAATAATCAGCCATGGCATCATTGCAACAACGAAATACCAGTTGGAATTATAAATGGATCCATTCATCCAAATAGCGGCCGCCTGATAATCCCCTTCATCCATTTTCAATGACCAGAATAAAGTAACCGCACTAAAGCCGGTGTTAATCGCAATCCCTGTTAATATCAGCCTTTGCATATCCATTCGTCCATGTTTATATGAAATGACCAATATAATTGCTGCAGCTATTGCTCCTCCTACAAAACCAAAAATCGGAACAATTAATATTTTTATAAGGCTGTTAATTTCGACATCAATGAGCTCGATATGGAAGAAAAACATAAAAATGACAATTGCACAGCCTGCACCTGCGTTAATTCCGATAATTCCCGGATCAGCAAGCGCATTTTTTGTAATCCCCTGAAGCACAACACCAGCCATTGCAAGGCCCATACCGACAAGTGCTGCCGTAATTATTCGGGGCAACCTAAAATCAAATATGACTAAATCAAATTGTTCTGTCGAATCAATCCGCAGTAAAGTCTTAAATACTTCCGGTGTCGTCATCGTAAACGCGCCGCTTGTTAAATGGATATACATTGCTAATAGAAGCATGAAAAACAGTGTGCCAATTATAAACAGCCATTTTGTTTTTTTAAGCGGCATATTTTTCCCCGCCTTTACGTCGAATTAAATATAAGAAAAACGGTACCCCGATTAGTGCAGTTACTACTCCAATCGGTGTTTCAAACGGAAAATTGATGTAACGGCTTACGAGATCACAGCCTGCAAGGAAAAAGGCACCCATTACAGCCGAACAAGGAATAATTACACGGTAGTCGACGCCCATAACCATTCTTACAATATGAGGGACGACTAGTCCTACAAAAGCGATTTTCCCGACAAGAGCTACAGCAGTCCCCGTCAATATAGCAACAGCTAACATGCTCAATACCTTTATTATTCTTGTGTTCTGACCTAAGCCGACCGCAACATCTTCGCCAAGTGCTGTAATTGTCACAGCGCGTGCCAATGAAATGGCCAGTAATAGTCCAATCATACCAATTAGAACACATAAATAGATTAATTCCATTTCTACCATATGTACTTTTGAGTTGTACCACATTGTTATCGTTTGTGAAATTTGATGATACATTGCGATCGCCGTTCCGATACTGCTGATGAACGTACCGATTACCGTTCCGATAATTGCCAATCTTACCGGAGATAGCCCATTTTTAATTAAAGATGCGAAACCGAATACAAGTGCACCGCCAAAAAGTGAACCTAGCATTGAAAGGAGGACTAAATTAAAACTTGAAATCCCTGGCAAGAAAACAAAGGCCATCGTAATGAAAAAAGCTGAGCCGTCCGTTACGCCCATTATTGATGGAGACGCAAGAAAATTTCGTGTAACCCCTTGCATAATAGCACCTGCTGTTGCTAAAAATGCACCGACAAATAATACAGCGAGCGCTCTTGGTACCCGACCAGACCATATGATTTGGTGATCGATATTTTCTTTGTCGTAACGGATAAATGCATCAATAATCGTTTCAAGCGCGATTGATTTTGTACCCATCGAAATCGACATGAGTGTCACAACAACAATCAGAATTGGCATTATTGCTGAAAATAAAATGAAATGCCGATATGAAAAATTCAAAACTATAGGCCTCCTTTTATTGAATAAAAGAAATAGGCTGCCCGGAAAACCTTTCCGGCACAGCCCTTTCACAGAAATATTGTACAGTCTGTTCTAACTTCTCTGAAGCTGTCTAATGAATAATTCGTAATTATTTTAATACGTTCTCATTAAATGCTTTCAGGAAGGTAATTTTTGACCAAGCTGTCCCTCCCTGTGCCATTGCATCAATTAGATTAACATGCACATTATTTGTTTTAGCAGCAGTTGTACTGTTAAATATCGGATTATCTAAAATCTCCTGCAATAATTCAGGAGTATCCTTATTTTCATCACCAGCAAATTGAAGGAAAATCATATCCGGGTTCCACTCTGCCAATGTTTCATATGTAATCGTTGTTTGTGCTTCGATTGAATTCAATTCTTCCGGTACGGTAAAGCCAAAATCTTCATAAACAGAAGGGTTTAAATATACTCCTGCAGGATAGACCGACAACCCGCCTCTTACTCGGATGATTACAACCTTTTTATCTTTCAGCTCACTGTTGGCAATCGATTCTTTCGTAATGGCCAATTGCTTATCATAGTCATCCAGTGCTTTCTGTGCTTCTGATTCTTTGCCAGCTAATTGGCCAAATAATAATAAATTCTCTTTCCAGTTTATAGAAATATGAGAATAAGGGAATGTCGTTGCTATTTTGTTGTAATTCGACATTTGTGCTTCATCCCACTTGCTCGTTCCTACAATTACATCAGGGTTTAAAGAAAGCATTGCCTCTGTGCTTGGTTCTTTTTTTGAACCGACAACAGTTGCTCCTGCTAAATCTGACTCCAAGTATTTAGGAATTGTCTTACCGTCCATAGAAATAACACCAGCAGGCTTTACACCAAGTACTGCTGCATCTTCCATCGCTTCCAGACTTGCTGCAATAATTGTTTCTACTTTTGCAGGCACTTCATAGTCGTGCTCTAAATAAGTTATTTTTTGTACTGTTGCTTCATCTGCAACAGCTTTTTCGTCATTTGTAACTTGTTCTGTTTTATTTTCTGATTCAGCTGCAGATGACGAATCCACCTCTTCATTTGCATTGCATGCAGCAAGCATTAATGCAATTGTCCCTGCACTAATTAATGTACGATATTTTTTCATTATTCTTTCCTCCTCGTTTTATTGATAACGATTATCATTATCATTTTATTTACAATGTCGATGATATCAAACGGCTGTTTTTACGTACATAGAGTTTTTTGCAAAAGGAATGGATTTTTGCTCAAACAGTTAAATATTGCTTTCGGAAATTTGTCGGTGTCATATGATATTGCTTTTTAAATACTCGGCAAAAGTAGAATGCATCCTGATAACCGATTAGTTCAGCAATTTCCTTAATCGGAATTGATGTCGTACGCAGTAATTCCCGGGATTTTTTTAATCGGATCTCCGTTAAAAACTGTATTGGTGACATGCCGATTTGCTTATCAAACAAATAGGCAAATCGACGACGATCACACTCTAGCTCCTCCGCGATTTCTGCTATTGTAATAGGTAAATTATAATGTTCAGTCATATATGTAATCGCCTGGTCCACTACATTGTTTGAAGTTTGCATTTTTGCGCAAATAACGATGAATTCCACCAACTGCAGGAACAGAGATTTACATTTCAGCCGGTTCATATCACCAGGTATTTTTTCGAAATGGATTAATTGATGGACGAAATAATCCATTTTATGATGATGACCAGTAGCGATTTCAAAATGGCCTATATCCATTGAAAAAGGACGGTTTAACATTTTATAATGCAGTACCGTATAATGCCATGGTTCCTTACTTGTAACTTTAATATCAATCGCCATATTAGGTCCGGCATGAAGGATTACCCCTTTATGTATCGCGTATACTTCCCCATTAAGTGAAAAATTTGCGCTACCCGACAGAGTAATAACGAGTCCATTTAAACATGGTGCTGTATTACGATTGTGATCATGTACATTAGGAGCTAAACTTGTTACAAATAAATCTGCATATTGAATCGCTGAGTTAGCGAAAAATTTTATTAAATCGTTCGTTTGAATTCTTCTCACCCCTTATATTATTCATTACTATGCGAATGATAATCATTTTCAACAAGGGTACACTATTATGACTTGAAAATTCAACATATTTTTACAACTTGAGAGAATTAATGCAATTCTTCTTATTAAATTTATCTGAAAATACACTAAGGAAATCTCGTTTTACATTATTAATTCTATTACTCGAAAATAATGTTGATAGTTTCTAATCGATGGTTTATAGTTGCCGGCAGACCTTTGCTTAATTTATTACAATCATAATTTACATTTTTTATGTAATTCGCAAAAATAAAACGCATGGACCAGTTACTTTCGTAACCAGCTCCATGCGCTTTTAATTTATTGATAAAATGGTTTTACTTCATAACCGCTTTCTTCTAAGTGATAGCGGATATTTTTATCAACTAAAAAGTGACCCGCGCCGACAACGACAAAGAATGTCCCTTTTTGTTCTTCCAATACACACACAAGCTTTGCGGCCATTTCTGCATCACGTTTACCGAAAAGCATCTGATTGAACTCAGATGTGTCCCCTTCCATTTCTGTTAAGCTTTCCGCAAACTTTTCTACATCACCTTTGACCCAATTCGTGAACCAATCTGCCATTAACTGAACATCTTCCTCAGACTGTTCAGTAGGTTCCAAAATACCGTCGAGAGCGGCTACTAACGATTCTTCCTGTGCTTCTGGCGATAATGCTTCAAACATATCAACTTGTGCATTGATACCTTCCAGCTCATAAATAGGTTTTTGCTGTAAGTAAGCTGTTAATAAAAACTGCATATCTACTCCATGCATCGCCATTTCTTCTGCTGTTAAACCAAATGCCCCATCCATCATCATCGACGAAAAATTATTTGAAAGCAGCCATGGCTTTTGCATTTCCAGCTCTTCTATCGGCATTTCAAGCTGTTCTGCAACCTTTTGAAGTTTCGCATATGTGTCTTCACTTACAACATCTTTAATCGTACGTCCATCATTAAACATTGCCTTTTCAATATAATAATCCATACCGGTAGGATCTAATAAGTTTGCCTCAACGAAAAGGCCGTCCGACTCTTCAAAGGCTTTTGTTAACTTTTTATGCATCGGGTACATTTCCGGTGTTCCTACATGAATAGACCCAAGCATATACACTTTTGTATCTTCATCTTCCACTACCCATGCAACACCTTTCGCACCGGCATTTGCCTGTTCAAAAGTATTCTGGATTAGTCGTACGGCAAAAATTACCGCATGTTGTGTTGTTGCTTTTTGATCGAGCATCAAGCCTTTTTCCGAACCTTGTAAAATTTTATGTTTCTGCATATATGTAACAGCATCTTCAACTGTATCTAATTTGTATTGTCCGGCAATATTATAAAGACGGTTAATAACATCGCCTCGTGTACCATCACCTTTTATCGCGACTGGCTTGAATCTTTCATTTTTATCCAAATTTAAACCTGCAATTTTTTGTTCAGTGAGTTTAATTAATGAATCTAAACGCTCCGTCGTAATTGCTGTACGGAAGCCATCATAGTACCATTCAATCGGGAAAATTCCGTATTTCTCACCTTCATTTAATGTACCGAGTGCCCAGCTGCTTATATCCGGTGTTACTTCATCAGCTTTAACGGCAGGCATAATCGATGTTAGCATCAATGTAGTCCCCAATGTTGTAGCCAAAACGGTTTTAGTCATCTTTTTCATTCAAACATCCTCCTGCATCAGAAATTCATTTCCAATAGGTTTTATGAAATAAATTGGAAAGACAATGGAGAAATTTATCGAAAGGCCATTTTCCATTAAAATCTATTTCACGTGATAAGTGTAACATAAATTTATTTAAATATAGAATATTTTGGCATTTAAATTATTGATTGGTGTACCTATTTTATTTTCTATTGCTGTACTAATTCTTCGCTATAGATAATATGACATAAACAAAAATAACTATATTTTACAAAATAATATTAAGCTGATTAATTTTTGATTTATCGGGTATTTTAACAGTAGTTACAAGAAAGGTGGTTTACATTCATGAAGAAATTTGCATTAATTTGCGCATTAAGTACAACTGCATTGTTAGTAGGCTGTGGTGACAGCGAAGAAGCAACCAATTTGCCTGAAAATGCACCGACAGAACAAAATACAATGAATCAGACAAGTACTGTAACAGAAACAACTGATGCCCCATTTAACTTTACTCACTTTGATTTGGATATCCAGTATGCGGATGATAAAAGTTATGAAGTGAGTTATGAAAATGAAGCATCTCGAGCGGAAGCCCAAATTGAAGATGAAGTTAACAAAACAAAATTAGAAGGTAATGAAGCAACGAACAAATTGGTTCCGATTTTCGAAGGCTTCACATTCGATAAGGATACACCAGATGATGAAGTAATTGATGAAGTACTGCAAAAATTCGAACAACCAGACAGCTTTTTTGAAGTGGAAATAGAAATTAAATTTGCAGATGGGACAATAAAAGAATACCGTCGAGTAGCACAATAAAAAAGGTTGGGACAGAAGCTGAAATTTTATAAGCACCTTTCTTTCTGCCCAGTATAACAGCCGTTTATCTCTCAGAGAAAAACGGCTTTTTAAATGTCCTATCTACTGTAATTTGTCGTTCAAATTAAATCATCTTTGCGATCTGTAATGTTTTGTATAATACTTTTGCCATTTGTGAACGCGTCAATTTTCCATTCGGATCAAATTGGCCATTTTCCTTACCACCAAATATCCCTAATTCATATGCGGCGGCAACAAAATAACTGTCAGCTGTTGAAAGCTGTTTAAAATCGGTAAATGGAATTTTATTTAAAACAGGATCTGAAATGTTGATTCCTGCATATTGAAGCAATCGTATTGATAAAACAGCCGCTTCTTTGCGTGTTACAACTTTTTCAGCATTAAAATAATTTGAGTTTGGTTGCTCGAGTATACCCGCTTCCAACAGAGACTCTATAGAGCTTTCATACCACTTGCCATGGACATCTTGATATGTAGAACTTTCACTTGAAGTTATATTCATCGAACGAGCAATCATAGCAGCATATTGTGCTAATGTGACTTTAGCATTTGGTTTGTATAATCCATTCTCTACTCCTGATACGATTTTACGTTTCGCCAACTGCTCAATTTCGTACCGATGTCCATCTGTATGAATATCAAAAAATTGCACTCGACTATTTGTAGCTGTGAATTGTGCGGATGTTTTCGTTTTTATTATAAATTTATTTGCTATCTTTCTATATGGTGTTGCTATATACTCCCCTCCGTCATGCAAACGAACAATTGTTGCTGATGAAGGCAAGCCTTTTACTTCTATATCAATATAGGAAGAAAATTCAAAGCTTTCATCATACATATTTGCCGTAAACAGAATGGATTCTTCATTCATTTCTTCAATTGTCATTGTCAAAACGTCATCATTATTTGTTTTGCGCACAGCTTTATTAGGGATTGATAGTGTAATAGTATCTGAAACGGTTATTTTCGTGTTTGTATAACGATTCATTTTGGAAACAGGCATTACTACCGTGTACATTTGACCTTTGTTTGTAACTTCTATATTTGTCGGATATTCGCTTGGCTTGCCTTTTTCATCCTCATAATAAGGGTCCCAGCCATAAGATGTATTGCGCAGTACTTCTTCGATATACAGTAAATCATGGTAATTAGAGACAAAGTTTTGCTGTAAAGTAGTTAATCCATTGTACTTTACACGTACGGATGCTACTTGTTCCATTGTGGAGCTTGTCGACAATTTAGAAATTTCATTTATTACTTGCTGTGCGATTGAACGATTGTTTGTTGGAGAATAATAAGTCTCATACTCAAGCTTTTTCTCATTCATAAGTGGTGTTATCAACATTCGAAAATCATATGGCAGTAATTGATATGCCTGCATGGTAGTTTCATAATTGTAAACATAATTGCTGTCCTGTAGTGATAATTGTTCAAGTTTAAGTTGTACTGCTTTCATTTTTGCCATGTTTTCCATATAATTTTGAAGCTGTAAGTATAAATAATTTGGGATTACCGCTTGCTGAGAAGTCGTCAATGAATGGTAATAGCGATTTGCTTCCTCTATATCTCGCAAAAAAGAACTGTTTCGTGCAGTGATGGCAGCCATTTTATTTGTAAACGTCGTCAGCACGTATTGATGATCATTATTACTTCCTAAATAATATAAAAGTGTTGTCGAATTGCGGACTTGGTTCTGCTGATAATCCGATAATAAATAATAAGCATTTCTTGCCTCATTTAAATAATATTCGTATGTAGAGCTAAATGGATTAATCTGATCTATGAGATTTTCCGTATTTTCAACTTGCCAATCATTTGCAGCATCTATGTCTGCAGGTGCAGTAATGATGATAGCCGGTATTGTAAAAA is from Solibacillus isronensis and encodes:
- a CDS encoding S-layer homology domain-containing protein — its product is MKKTTKYMALFTIPAIIITAPADIDAANDWQVENTENLIDQINPFSSTYEYYLNEARNAYYLLSDYQQNQVRNSTTLLYYLGSNNDHQYVLTTFTNKMAAITARNSSFLRDIEEANRYYHSLTTSQQAVIPNYLYLQLQNYMENMAKMKAVQLKLEQLSLQDSNYVYNYETTMQAYQLLPYDFRMLITPLMNEKKLEYETYYSPTNNRSIAQQVINEISKLSTSSTMEQVASVRVKYNGLTTLQQNFVSNYHDLLYIEEVLRNTSYGWDPYYEDEKGKPSEYPTNIEVTNKGQMYTVVMPVSKMNRYTNTKITVSDTITLSIPNKAVRKTNNDDVLTMTIEEMNEESILFTANMYDESFEFSSYIDIEVKGLPSSATIVRLHDGGEYIATPYRKIANKFIIKTKTSAQFTATNSRVQFFDIHTDGHRYEIEQLAKRKIVSGVENGLYKPNAKVTLAQYAAMIARSMNITSSESSTYQDVHGKWYESSIESLLEAGILEQPNSNYFNAEKVVTRKEAAVLSIRLLQYAGINISDPVLNKIPFTDFKQLSTADSYFVAAAYELGIFGGKENGQFDPNGKLTRSQMAKVLYKTLQIAKMI